The Dromaius novaehollandiae isolate bDroNov1 chromosome 38, bDroNov1.hap1, whole genome shotgun sequence genome has a window encoding:
- the ARHGEF1 gene encoding rho guanine nucleotide exchange factor 1 isoform X4 gives MEPEEAFGGSPAAGARGGSVVAIIGAEDEDFENDIEPNPDDQSSLFQSLELVRQHPAYLMAFLQHVVLQFDSCPVLCYLHVDMLRRMNPKEGKKQFLEFCHLFLDKAGLLRVPVPHQVQFELDRTRPELLADDVQRRYLQEIQAFQEPEISRQLEDFRSKRLMGMTPGEQELTELESYQTRDVGIREAKEKQLAEVLLARLEEMHLTISSDEEKSSAIFGAIVTYMKYLGVKTKLSDSKKSKSNFFRKKISGIKKPEELQTKPRKGFILPGTSLWNRDTHTEKATHPDRKGPRAPDKIDSGTARPRAGAAGTPASDPPSVAVTINPPPGEGAEGEPGLDPPGPAELGDTPPRGLCPTEPPSSEQHPTEDGAENERKRIRLPGKLGRSESLRVYERKRSQRGSAKGKQPRSRSDVDLEAAARATELEERPPPAPGRQRPTLEPGGPGGGEPPQSFLPPQSEETEPRVSELELDPPTWRQLAAPDALLRLKKSEVKRQEVINELFLTEHAHVRMLRVLLEVFYQPMLKEAFFDEQELSNIFPSLEDLVEVHTVFLDSLKKLREESNYVISEIGDVLLARFEGTEGSWFQKISARFCSRQSFALDQLKAKQRKDTRFSQFIQEAESQPRCRRLQLKDIIPTEMQRLTKYPLLLHNITKCTEAEGERAKVEQAAECCRQILNHVNQEVRDMENLMKLKDYQRRLDLSNLKQSMDPLLSEFKNTDITKRNLVHEGPLTWRVTRDKAVDVHVLLLDDLLVLLQRQEERLVLRCHSRTITPTPDGKQMLSPIIKLSSAMTREVATDHKAFYVIISWENGAQIYELVAQTVSERKNWCAMISETAGSLKLPGSRRAKAARGGQNPHSPIDSYREPLLSSSENGGSLKEPLPLDEREKDGAVEGTEFEGGPEKMEKEAERVLAELLALRRPPRAGGEGALAAAALDGVRALQRLLPAEPPAAGDGAASPPEEAWEGPRRAPPEEEERRDAGDGAESEGEGRGQRAEAGSAAGGTPNGPRCPAWGSRLAEGPAPPLALTPPQAAWLRAQLQGLEEALRGLKEIEEDYWQLQELLAKHSSTGCLFT, from the exons ATGGAGCCCGAGGAGGCGTTCGGCGGG agcccggcggcgggcgcccgcggcggctccgtCGTGGCCATCATTGGCGCCGAGGACGAGGACTTCGAGAACGACATCGAGCCG AACCCCGACGACCAGAGCAGCCTGTTCCAGAGCCTGGAGCTGGTGCGGCAGCACCCGGCCTATCTCATGGCCTTCCTGCAGCACGTCGTGCTCCAGTTCGACTCCTGCCCCGTG CTTTGCTACCTGCACGTGGACATGCTGCGCAGGATGAACCCCAAGGAGGGCAAGAAGCAGTTCCTCGAGTTCTGCCACTTGTTCCTGGACAAGGCGGGG CTCCTGCGGGTGCCCGTCCCCCACCAGGTGCAGTTCGAGCTGG ACCGCACGCGCCCCGAGCTGCTGGCGGACGACGTGCAGCGCCGGTACCTGCAGGAAATCCAGGCCTTCCAGGAGCCCGAGATCTCCCGGCAGCTGGAGGACTTCAG GTCCAAGCGCCTGATGGGCATGACGCCGGGGGAGCAGGAGCTGACGGAGCTGGAGTCCTACCAGACCCGGGACGTCGGCATCCGGGAGGCCAAGGAGAAGCAGCTGGCGGAGGTGCTGCTGGCTCGGCTGGAGGAGATGCA CCTCACGATATCTTCCGACGAGGAAAAAAG ctctgccatcTTTGGTGCCATCGTGACCTACATGAAGTACCTGGGGGTTAAAACCAAGCTCAGCGACAGCAAGAAGTCGAAATCCAACTTCTTCCGCAAGAAG ATCTCGGGGATCAAGAAGCCGGAGGAGCTGCAGACGAAGCCCCGGAAGGGCTTCATCCTCCCGGGGACTTCCCTCTGGAACCGCGACACCCACA CGGAGAAGGCGACGCACCCAGACCGGAAGGGCCCCCGAGCACCCGACAAGATCGACAGTGGCACCGCGCGGCCCagggcgggggcagccggcacccCCGCCTCCGACCCCCCCAGCGTGGCCGTGACCATCAACCCGCCCCCGGGGGAAGGTGCCGAAGGCGAGCCAG GTTTGgacccgcccggccccgccgagctgGGAGACACCCCCCCGCGAggcctctgccccacagagccccccaGCAGCGAGCAGCACCCCACGGAAGACGGGGCTGAGAACGAGAG AAAACGGATCAG GCTGCCGGGGAAGCTGGGGCGCTCGGAGAGCCTGCGCGTGTACGAGCGGAAGCGTTCCCAGCGCGGCTCGGCCAAGGGCAAGCAGCCGCGCTCCCGCAGCGACGTGGACCTGGAGGCGGCCGCCCGCGCCACCGAGCTGGAGGaacggccccccccggccccgggccgccAGAGACCCAC CctggagccgggggggccgggggggggcgagCCCCCGCAGTCCTTTCTGCCTCCCCAGTCTGAGGAGACTGAGCCGCGCGTTTCGGAGCTGGAGCTGGACCCGCCGACCTGGCGCCAGCTCGCCGCCCCCGACGCCCTCCTCAGGCTGAAGAAGAGCGAAGTCAAGCGGCAAGAAGTCATCAACG AGCTGTTCCTGACGGAGCACGCCCACGTGCGCATGCTGCGCGTGCTGCTGGAGGTCTTCTACCAGCCCATGCTGAAGGAGGCCTTCTTCGACGAGCAGGAGCTCTCCAACATCTTCCCCAGCCTCGAGGACCTCGTGGAGGTCCACA ctgtcttcctCGACAGCCTGAAGAAGCTGCGGGAGGAGAGCAACTACGTCATCTCCGAGATCGGGGACGTCCTGCTGGCCCGG TTCGAGGGCACGGAGGGCAGCTGGTTCCAGAAGATCTCGGCGCGGTTCTGCAGCCGCCAGTCCTTCGCGCTGGACCAGCTCAAGGCCAAGCAGCGCAAGGACACCCGCTTCAGCCAGTTCATCCAG GAGGCGGAGAGCcagccccggtgccgccggcTGCAGCTGAAGGACATCATCCCCACGGAGATGCAGCGCCTCACCAAGTACCCGCTGCTGCTGCACAACATCACCAAGTGCACCG aggccgagggcgagcgggCCAAGGTGGAGCAGGCGGCCGAGTGCTGCCGGCAGATCCTGAACCACGTCAACCAGGAGGTGCGCGACATGGAGAACCTCATG AAGCTGAAGGACTACCAGCGACGCCTGGATCTCTCCAACCTGAAGCAGAGCATGGACCCGCTGCTGAGCGAGTTCAAG AACACAGACATCACCAAGAGGAACCTGGTGCACGAGGGGCCGCTGACCTGGCGCGTCACCAGGGACAAGGCCGTGG ACGTGCACGTGCTGCTGCTGGACgacctgctggtgctgctgcagcggCAGGAGGAGCGGCTGGTGCTGCGCTGCCACAGCCGCACCATCACGCCCACGCCCGACGGCAAGCAGATGCTGAGCCCCATCATCAAGCTCAGCTCCGCCATGACCCGCGAGGTGGCCACAG ACCACAAGGCCTTTTATGTGATCATCAGCTGGGAGAACGGGGCCCAGATCTACGAGCTGGTGGCGCAGACGGTGTCGGAGAGGAAGAA ctggtgCGCCATGATCAGCGAGACGGCCGGCTCCCTCAAGCTGCCGGGCTCCCGCCGGGCGAAGGCAGCCCGCGGCGGGCAGAACCCCCACAGCCCCATCGA cagctACCGGGAGCCGCTGCTCAGCAGCTCGGAGAACGGGGGGTCCCTGAAGGAGCCGCTGCCCTTGGACG AGCGCGAGAAGGACGGGGCCGTGGAGGGCACCGAGTTCGAGGGGGGCCCCGAGAAGATGGAGAAGGAGGCGGAGCGCGTCCTGGCCGAGCTGCTGGCGctgcggcggcccccccgggcgggcggcgagggggccctggccgccgccgccctggacGGAG TGCGGGCGCTGCAGCGGCTGCTGCCGGCGgagccccccgcggcgggcgaCGGGGCCGCCTCGCCCCCCGAGGAGGCCtgggaggggccgcgccgggccccccccgagGAGGAGGAGCGCCGGGACGCCGGCGACGGCGccgagagcgagggcgagggccgcgggcagcgcgccgAGGCCGGCAGCGCCGCAG GGGGGACCCCGAacggcccccgctgccccgccTGGGGGTCGCGGCTGGCGGAGGGGCCCGCGCCCCCCCTGGCGCTCACCCCGCCGCAGGCGGCCTGGCTGCGGGCCCAGCTGCAGGGCCTGGAGGAGGCGCTCCGGGGGCTCAAG GAAATCGAGGAGGATTACTGGCAACTccaggagctcctggccaagCACAGCTCCACAGGCTGCCTCTTCACATGA
- the ARHGEF1 gene encoding rho guanine nucleotide exchange factor 1 isoform X6, with product MGLAYRLTISSDEEKSSAIFGAIVTYMKYLGVKTKLSDSKKSKSNFFRKKISGIKKPEELQTKPRKGFILPGTSLWNRDTHNSDFRQSKVPEGEAEKATHPDRKGPRAPDKIDSGTARPRAGAAGTPASDPPSVAVTINPPPGEGAEGEPGLDPPGPAELGDTPPRGLCPTEPPSSEQHPTEDGAENERKRIRLPGKLGRSESLRVYERKRSQRGSAKGKQPRSRSDVDLEAAARATELEERPPPAPGRQRPTLEPGGPGGGEPPQSFLPPQSEETEPRVSELELDPPTWRQLAAPDALLRLKKSEVKRQEVINELFLTEHAHVRMLRVLLEVFYQPMLKEAFFDEQELSNIFPSLEDLVEVHTVFLDSLKKLREESNYVISEIGDVLLARFEGTEGSWFQKISARFCSRQSFALDQLKAKQRKDTRFSQFIQEAESQPRCRRLQLKDIIPTEMQRLTKYPLLLHNITKCTEAEGERAKVEQAAECCRQILNHVNQEVRDMENLMKLKDYQRRLDLSNLKQSMDPLLSEFKNTDITKRNLVHEGPLTWRVTRDKAVDVHVLLLDDLLVLLQRQEERLVLRCHSRTITPTPDGKQMLSPIIKLSSAMTREVATDHKAFYVIISWENGAQIYELVAQTVSERKNWCAMISETAGSLKLPGSRRAKAARGGQNPHSPIDSYREPLLSSSENGGSLKEPLPLDEREKDGAVEGTEFEGGPEKMEKEAERVLAELLALRRPPRAGGEGALAAAALDGVRALQRLLPAEPPAAGDGAASPPEEAWEGPRRAPPEEEERRDAGDGAESEGEGRGQRAEAGSAAGGTPNGPRCPAWGSRLAEGPAPPLALTPPQAAWLRAQLQGLEEALRGLKEIEEDYWQLQELLAKHSSTGCLFT from the exons ATGGGGCTGGCATACCG CCTCACGATATCTTCCGACGAGGAAAAAAG ctctgccatcTTTGGTGCCATCGTGACCTACATGAAGTACCTGGGGGTTAAAACCAAGCTCAGCGACAGCAAGAAGTCGAAATCCAACTTCTTCCGCAAGAAG ATCTCGGGGATCAAGAAGCCGGAGGAGCTGCAGACGAAGCCCCGGAAGGGCTTCATCCTCCCGGGGACTTCCCTCTGGAACCGCGACACCCACA ATTCCGATTTCAGGCAAAGCAAAGTCCCTGAGGGCGAAG CGGAGAAGGCGACGCACCCAGACCGGAAGGGCCCCCGAGCACCCGACAAGATCGACAGTGGCACCGCGCGGCCCagggcgggggcagccggcacccCCGCCTCCGACCCCCCCAGCGTGGCCGTGACCATCAACCCGCCCCCGGGGGAAGGTGCCGAAGGCGAGCCAG GTTTGgacccgcccggccccgccgagctgGGAGACACCCCCCCGCGAggcctctgccccacagagccccccaGCAGCGAGCAGCACCCCACGGAAGACGGGGCTGAGAACGAGAG AAAACGGATCAG GCTGCCGGGGAAGCTGGGGCGCTCGGAGAGCCTGCGCGTGTACGAGCGGAAGCGTTCCCAGCGCGGCTCGGCCAAGGGCAAGCAGCCGCGCTCCCGCAGCGACGTGGACCTGGAGGCGGCCGCCCGCGCCACCGAGCTGGAGGaacggccccccccggccccgggccgccAGAGACCCAC CctggagccgggggggccgggggggggcgagCCCCCGCAGTCCTTTCTGCCTCCCCAGTCTGAGGAGACTGAGCCGCGCGTTTCGGAGCTGGAGCTGGACCCGCCGACCTGGCGCCAGCTCGCCGCCCCCGACGCCCTCCTCAGGCTGAAGAAGAGCGAAGTCAAGCGGCAAGAAGTCATCAACG AGCTGTTCCTGACGGAGCACGCCCACGTGCGCATGCTGCGCGTGCTGCTGGAGGTCTTCTACCAGCCCATGCTGAAGGAGGCCTTCTTCGACGAGCAGGAGCTCTCCAACATCTTCCCCAGCCTCGAGGACCTCGTGGAGGTCCACA ctgtcttcctCGACAGCCTGAAGAAGCTGCGGGAGGAGAGCAACTACGTCATCTCCGAGATCGGGGACGTCCTGCTGGCCCGG TTCGAGGGCACGGAGGGCAGCTGGTTCCAGAAGATCTCGGCGCGGTTCTGCAGCCGCCAGTCCTTCGCGCTGGACCAGCTCAAGGCCAAGCAGCGCAAGGACACCCGCTTCAGCCAGTTCATCCAG GAGGCGGAGAGCcagccccggtgccgccggcTGCAGCTGAAGGACATCATCCCCACGGAGATGCAGCGCCTCACCAAGTACCCGCTGCTGCTGCACAACATCACCAAGTGCACCG aggccgagggcgagcgggCCAAGGTGGAGCAGGCGGCCGAGTGCTGCCGGCAGATCCTGAACCACGTCAACCAGGAGGTGCGCGACATGGAGAACCTCATG AAGCTGAAGGACTACCAGCGACGCCTGGATCTCTCCAACCTGAAGCAGAGCATGGACCCGCTGCTGAGCGAGTTCAAG AACACAGACATCACCAAGAGGAACCTGGTGCACGAGGGGCCGCTGACCTGGCGCGTCACCAGGGACAAGGCCGTGG ACGTGCACGTGCTGCTGCTGGACgacctgctggtgctgctgcagcggCAGGAGGAGCGGCTGGTGCTGCGCTGCCACAGCCGCACCATCACGCCCACGCCCGACGGCAAGCAGATGCTGAGCCCCATCATCAAGCTCAGCTCCGCCATGACCCGCGAGGTGGCCACAG ACCACAAGGCCTTTTATGTGATCATCAGCTGGGAGAACGGGGCCCAGATCTACGAGCTGGTGGCGCAGACGGTGTCGGAGAGGAAGAA ctggtgCGCCATGATCAGCGAGACGGCCGGCTCCCTCAAGCTGCCGGGCTCCCGCCGGGCGAAGGCAGCCCGCGGCGGGCAGAACCCCCACAGCCCCATCGA cagctACCGGGAGCCGCTGCTCAGCAGCTCGGAGAACGGGGGGTCCCTGAAGGAGCCGCTGCCCTTGGACG AGCGCGAGAAGGACGGGGCCGTGGAGGGCACCGAGTTCGAGGGGGGCCCCGAGAAGATGGAGAAGGAGGCGGAGCGCGTCCTGGCCGAGCTGCTGGCGctgcggcggcccccccgggcgggcggcgagggggccctggccgccgccgccctggacGGAG TGCGGGCGCTGCAGCGGCTGCTGCCGGCGgagccccccgcggcgggcgaCGGGGCCGCCTCGCCCCCCGAGGAGGCCtgggaggggccgcgccgggccccccccgagGAGGAGGAGCGCCGGGACGCCGGCGACGGCGccgagagcgagggcgagggccgcgggcagcgcgccgAGGCCGGCAGCGCCGCAG GGGGGACCCCGAacggcccccgctgccccgccTGGGGGTCGCGGCTGGCGGAGGGGCCCGCGCCCCCCCTGGCGCTCACCCCGCCGCAGGCGGCCTGGCTGCGGGCCCAGCTGCAGGGCCTGGAGGAGGCGCTCCGGGGGCTCAAG GAAATCGAGGAGGATTACTGGCAACTccaggagctcctggccaagCACAGCTCCACAGGCTGCCTCTTCACATGA
- the ARHGEF1 gene encoding rho guanine nucleotide exchange factor 1 isoform X2: MEPEEAFGGSPAAGARGGSVVAIIGAEDEDFENDIEPNPDDQSSLFQSLELVRQHPAYLMAFLQHVVLQFDSCPVLCYLHVDMLRRMNPKEGKKQFLEFCHLFLDKAGLLRVPVPHQVQFELDRTRPELLADDVQRRYLQEIQAFQEPEISRQLEDFRSKRLMGMTPGEQELTELESYQTRDVGIREAKEKQLAEVLLARLEEMHLTISSDEEKSSAIFGAIVTYMKYLGVKTKLSDSKKSKSNFFRKKISGIKKPEELQTKPRKGFILPGTSLWNRDTHNSDFRQSKVPEGEAEKATHPDRKGPRAPDKIDSGTARPRAGAAGTPASDPPSVAVTINPPPGEGAEGEPGLDPPGPAELGDTPPRGLCPTEPPSSEQHPTEDGAENERKRIRLPGKLGRSESLRVYERKRSQRGSAKGKQPRSRSDVDLEAAARATELEERPPPAPGRQRPTLEPGGPGGGEPPQSFLPPQSEETEPRVSELELDPPTWRQLAAPDALLRLKKSEVKRQEVINELFLTEHAHVRMLRVLLEVFYQPMLKEAFFDEQELSNIFPSLEDLVEVHTVFLDSLKKLREESNYVISEIGDVLLARFEGTEGSWFQKISARFCSRQSFALDQLKAKQRKDTRFSQFIQEAESQPRCRRLQLKDIIPTEMQRLTKYPLLLHNITKCTEAEGERAKVEQAAECCRQILNHVNQEVRDMENLMKLKDYQRRLDLSNLKQSMDPLLSEFKNTDITKRNLVHEGPLTWRVTRDKAVDVHVLLLDDLLVLLQRQEERLVLRCHSRTITPTPDGKQMLSPIIKLSSAMTREVATDHKAFYVIISWENGAQIYELVAQTVSERKNWCAMISETAGSLKLPGSRRAKAARGGQNPHSPIDYREPLLSSSENGGSLKEPLPLDEREKDGAVEGTEFEGGPEKMEKEAERVLAELLALRRPPRAGGEGALAAAALDGVRALQRLLPAEPPAAGDGAASPPEEAWEGPRRAPPEEEERRDAGDGAESEGEGRGQRAEAGSAAGGTPNGPRCPAWGSRLAEGPAPPLALTPPQAAWLRAQLQGLEEALRGLKEIEEDYWQLQELLAKHSSTGCLFT, encoded by the exons ATGGAGCCCGAGGAGGCGTTCGGCGGG agcccggcggcgggcgcccgcggcggctccgtCGTGGCCATCATTGGCGCCGAGGACGAGGACTTCGAGAACGACATCGAGCCG AACCCCGACGACCAGAGCAGCCTGTTCCAGAGCCTGGAGCTGGTGCGGCAGCACCCGGCCTATCTCATGGCCTTCCTGCAGCACGTCGTGCTCCAGTTCGACTCCTGCCCCGTG CTTTGCTACCTGCACGTGGACATGCTGCGCAGGATGAACCCCAAGGAGGGCAAGAAGCAGTTCCTCGAGTTCTGCCACTTGTTCCTGGACAAGGCGGGG CTCCTGCGGGTGCCCGTCCCCCACCAGGTGCAGTTCGAGCTGG ACCGCACGCGCCCCGAGCTGCTGGCGGACGACGTGCAGCGCCGGTACCTGCAGGAAATCCAGGCCTTCCAGGAGCCCGAGATCTCCCGGCAGCTGGAGGACTTCAG GTCCAAGCGCCTGATGGGCATGACGCCGGGGGAGCAGGAGCTGACGGAGCTGGAGTCCTACCAGACCCGGGACGTCGGCATCCGGGAGGCCAAGGAGAAGCAGCTGGCGGAGGTGCTGCTGGCTCGGCTGGAGGAGATGCA CCTCACGATATCTTCCGACGAGGAAAAAAG ctctgccatcTTTGGTGCCATCGTGACCTACATGAAGTACCTGGGGGTTAAAACCAAGCTCAGCGACAGCAAGAAGTCGAAATCCAACTTCTTCCGCAAGAAG ATCTCGGGGATCAAGAAGCCGGAGGAGCTGCAGACGAAGCCCCGGAAGGGCTTCATCCTCCCGGGGACTTCCCTCTGGAACCGCGACACCCACA ATTCCGATTTCAGGCAAAGCAAAGTCCCTGAGGGCGAAG CGGAGAAGGCGACGCACCCAGACCGGAAGGGCCCCCGAGCACCCGACAAGATCGACAGTGGCACCGCGCGGCCCagggcgggggcagccggcacccCCGCCTCCGACCCCCCCAGCGTGGCCGTGACCATCAACCCGCCCCCGGGGGAAGGTGCCGAAGGCGAGCCAG GTTTGgacccgcccggccccgccgagctgGGAGACACCCCCCCGCGAggcctctgccccacagagccccccaGCAGCGAGCAGCACCCCACGGAAGACGGGGCTGAGAACGAGAG AAAACGGATCAG GCTGCCGGGGAAGCTGGGGCGCTCGGAGAGCCTGCGCGTGTACGAGCGGAAGCGTTCCCAGCGCGGCTCGGCCAAGGGCAAGCAGCCGCGCTCCCGCAGCGACGTGGACCTGGAGGCGGCCGCCCGCGCCACCGAGCTGGAGGaacggccccccccggccccgggccgccAGAGACCCAC CctggagccgggggggccgggggggggcgagCCCCCGCAGTCCTTTCTGCCTCCCCAGTCTGAGGAGACTGAGCCGCGCGTTTCGGAGCTGGAGCTGGACCCGCCGACCTGGCGCCAGCTCGCCGCCCCCGACGCCCTCCTCAGGCTGAAGAAGAGCGAAGTCAAGCGGCAAGAAGTCATCAACG AGCTGTTCCTGACGGAGCACGCCCACGTGCGCATGCTGCGCGTGCTGCTGGAGGTCTTCTACCAGCCCATGCTGAAGGAGGCCTTCTTCGACGAGCAGGAGCTCTCCAACATCTTCCCCAGCCTCGAGGACCTCGTGGAGGTCCACA ctgtcttcctCGACAGCCTGAAGAAGCTGCGGGAGGAGAGCAACTACGTCATCTCCGAGATCGGGGACGTCCTGCTGGCCCGG TTCGAGGGCACGGAGGGCAGCTGGTTCCAGAAGATCTCGGCGCGGTTCTGCAGCCGCCAGTCCTTCGCGCTGGACCAGCTCAAGGCCAAGCAGCGCAAGGACACCCGCTTCAGCCAGTTCATCCAG GAGGCGGAGAGCcagccccggtgccgccggcTGCAGCTGAAGGACATCATCCCCACGGAGATGCAGCGCCTCACCAAGTACCCGCTGCTGCTGCACAACATCACCAAGTGCACCG aggccgagggcgagcgggCCAAGGTGGAGCAGGCGGCCGAGTGCTGCCGGCAGATCCTGAACCACGTCAACCAGGAGGTGCGCGACATGGAGAACCTCATG AAGCTGAAGGACTACCAGCGACGCCTGGATCTCTCCAACCTGAAGCAGAGCATGGACCCGCTGCTGAGCGAGTTCAAG AACACAGACATCACCAAGAGGAACCTGGTGCACGAGGGGCCGCTGACCTGGCGCGTCACCAGGGACAAGGCCGTGG ACGTGCACGTGCTGCTGCTGGACgacctgctggtgctgctgcagcggCAGGAGGAGCGGCTGGTGCTGCGCTGCCACAGCCGCACCATCACGCCCACGCCCGACGGCAAGCAGATGCTGAGCCCCATCATCAAGCTCAGCTCCGCCATGACCCGCGAGGTGGCCACAG ACCACAAGGCCTTTTATGTGATCATCAGCTGGGAGAACGGGGCCCAGATCTACGAGCTGGTGGCGCAGACGGTGTCGGAGAGGAAGAA ctggtgCGCCATGATCAGCGAGACGGCCGGCTCCCTCAAGCTGCCGGGCTCCCGCCGGGCGAAGGCAGCCCGCGGCGGGCAGAACCCCCACAGCCCCATCGA ctACCGGGAGCCGCTGCTCAGCAGCTCGGAGAACGGGGGGTCCCTGAAGGAGCCGCTGCCCTTGGACG AGCGCGAGAAGGACGGGGCCGTGGAGGGCACCGAGTTCGAGGGGGGCCCCGAGAAGATGGAGAAGGAGGCGGAGCGCGTCCTGGCCGAGCTGCTGGCGctgcggcggcccccccgggcgggcggcgagggggccctggccgccgccgccctggacGGAG TGCGGGCGCTGCAGCGGCTGCTGCCGGCGgagccccccgcggcgggcgaCGGGGCCGCCTCGCCCCCCGAGGAGGCCtgggaggggccgcgccgggccccccccgagGAGGAGGAGCGCCGGGACGCCGGCGACGGCGccgagagcgagggcgagggccgcgggcagcgcgccgAGGCCGGCAGCGCCGCAG GGGGGACCCCGAacggcccccgctgccccgccTGGGGGTCGCGGCTGGCGGAGGGGCCCGCGCCCCCCCTGGCGCTCACCCCGCCGCAGGCGGCCTGGCTGCGGGCCCAGCTGCAGGGCCTGGAGGAGGCGCTCCGGGGGCTCAAG GAAATCGAGGAGGATTACTGGCAACTccaggagctcctggccaagCACAGCTCCACAGGCTGCCTCTTCACATGA